A region from the Solibacillus sp. FSL H8-0523 genome encodes:
- a CDS encoding recombinase family protein: protein MKKKRVWCLYRVSIKKQVSSDDDIPMQRNACMNFVNTKTDWEITNELYEKGVSGWKKKAKDRDEMNIIREGAINKEFDVLLVFMNDRLGRREDETPFVVQFLIEQGVEVWSVQEGQIKIEHHIDKLLNFITFWQSSGESDKTSVRSREAKKQLSEQGYYQGGKAPYGYKLIETDRPHWKHKDRMEKELVVNKDEAEVIKLLFSLYVDKHMGFRKILNYLNENGYRTREGRFFGITTIQRIIKNTIYIGKKVYIGFSGKKGDTQPYNEKLRIISDDQFHMAQKVLAKRKSKIHEQDRTGIPLSGRLKFSGLAFCEYCGGKLQANYFYRTQKNKNTGTIYENYITYRYQCLINNGKSKDNHQQVIFGSTKYDEIAIEEIKRTFSQLDIDLYIETSVKQRKKQIAQKEKNIKILSRETEQYKKQLIVLNNEISIALLGESKFSPDQLSSAIASTEEQIRTTIENMNSLLEEIRIEKENSFSADYVAKELKDWENKFDNADNDLKKAMLSRVVNKVYFGKNKVEIEYNLILEECLKEMK from the coding sequence ATGAAAAAGAAAAGAGTTTGGTGTCTATATCGTGTATCTATTAAGAAACAAGTGAGTTCTGATGATGATATACCAATGCAAAGAAATGCTTGTATGAACTTTGTTAATACAAAAACAGATTGGGAAATAACAAATGAGTTATATGAAAAAGGTGTATCAGGTTGGAAGAAAAAGGCGAAAGACCGAGATGAAATGAATATAATTAGGGAAGGAGCAATAAATAAAGAATTTGATGTTCTACTCGTTTTTATGAATGACCGTTTAGGCAGACGAGAAGATGAAACACCTTTTGTAGTTCAATTTTTAATTGAGCAAGGAGTAGAAGTATGGTCGGTTCAAGAAGGACAAATTAAAATTGAACATCATATTGATAAATTATTGAATTTCATTACTTTTTGGCAGTCATCTGGAGAGAGTGATAAAACATCAGTACGTTCAAGAGAAGCAAAAAAACAACTCAGTGAACAGGGGTATTATCAAGGCGGGAAAGCGCCATATGGTTACAAGCTTATAGAGACAGATAGACCGCATTGGAAACATAAAGATAGAATGGAAAAGGAATTAGTTGTAAATAAAGACGAAGCAGAAGTGATAAAACTACTGTTTAGTCTTTATGTAGATAAACACATGGGTTTCCGTAAAATTCTTAATTATTTAAATGAAAACGGGTATCGAACTAGGGAAGGTAGATTCTTTGGAATAACAACGATTCAAAGAATTATAAAGAATACAATATATATTGGAAAAAAAGTATATATTGGATTCAGTGGTAAGAAGGGTGATACACAACCATACAATGAAAAATTAAGAATAATTTCTGACGATCAATTTCATATGGCACAAAAAGTACTTGCTAAAAGAAAAAGTAAAATACATGAGCAGGACAGAACAGGAATCCCCCTGTCTGGAAGACTGAAATTTTCTGGATTAGCTTTTTGTGAGTATTGTGGTGGGAAATTACAAGCCAATTATTTTTATAGAACACAAAAAAATAAAAATACAGGAACTATTTATGAAAATTATATTACTTACCGCTATCAGTGTTTGATAAATAATGGTAAATCAAAAGATAATCATCAACAAGTTATATTTGGTTCAACTAAATATGATGAAATTGCTATTGAAGAAATAAAAAGAACATTTTCCCAATTAGACATAGACTTGTATATTGAAACTTCTGTTAAGCAAAGAAAAAAACAAATAGCACAAAAAGAAAAAAACATAAAAATTTTAAGTAGGGAAACTGAACAATATAAAAAACAATTGATAGTATTGAACAATGAAATTTCAATCGCCTTGCTAGGGGAAAGTAAATTTTCGCCCGATCAACTTTCATCTGCAATCGCCTCAACAGAAGAACAGATAAGAACAACAATTGAAAATATGAATTCTTTATTAGAGGAGATTAGGATCGAAAAGGAAAATTCTTTTAGTGCTGATTATGTGGCAAAAGAATTGAAAGATTGGGAAAATAAATTTGACAATGCAGACAATGATCTAAAAAAAGCTATGCTTTCAAGAGTAGTAAATAAGGTGTATTTTGGTAAAAATAAAGTGGAAATAGAATACAATCTTATATTAGAGGAATGTTTGAAAGAAATGAAATAA
- a CDS encoding ABC transporter ATP-binding protein, with amino-acid sequence MKNEQVSETLSSKEQRVVLKRLFSYLKPHKKLLFVALFFLALTVVGDMLGPYLIKVFIDDYLMPGDIVYKPVMTLAISYFAIQVLNIFITYFQTIKFQELALKIIQQLRIDVFSKIHKLGMRYFDQVPAGSIVSRATNDTEAIKDMFVSVLISFVQAAFLIVGVYIAMFLLNAKLALFMLLILPIVIYIIYLYRKLSSVVYMRMREKLGQLNAKLSETLSGMSIVQAFRQEKRFNDDFDEVNEEHYQAMLANMKMNSLLLRPVIDLVYFAAIIILLFYFGWTSFDTAVEVGVVYAFVTYMNRFFDPINQMMERLALFQQAIVAASRVFKLMDEEELEPQQLAKPLEVTNGRIEFKDVSFSYDGERDVLKNISFTVNHGETVALVGHTGSGKSSIINLLMRFYEFERGDILVDGESIKDYSQQELRDKMGLVLQDPFLFYGTVESNIRLYSEHLSLSDVKEAAEFVQAADFIESLPDGYQSRVTERGSTFSSGQRQLIAFARTVATNPKVLVLDEATASIDTETEVGIQASLEKMRKGRTTIAIAHRLSTIQDAEQILVLHKGEIVERGTHQELLAQKGLYEKMYLLQNRIVE; translated from the coding sequence ATGAAAAATGAGCAAGTATCAGAAACGCTTTCTAGTAAAGAGCAGCGCGTCGTATTAAAGCGGTTATTCTCGTATTTAAAGCCGCATAAAAAGCTGTTGTTCGTTGCGCTATTCTTCCTTGCATTAACCGTAGTAGGCGATATGCTTGGGCCGTATTTAATTAAAGTGTTTATCGATGATTACTTAATGCCGGGTGATATTGTGTATAAGCCGGTTATGACCTTAGCAATTAGCTATTTTGCGATTCAGGTGTTAAACATATTTATAACGTATTTCCAGACGATTAAATTCCAGGAGCTTGCCTTAAAAATTATTCAGCAGCTGCGTATTGACGTGTTTTCGAAAATTCATAAGCTCGGCATGCGTTATTTTGACCAAGTGCCAGCTGGTTCAATCGTTTCACGTGCAACGAATGATACGGAAGCGATTAAGGATATGTTCGTGTCTGTTTTGATAAGCTTTGTACAGGCGGCGTTTTTAATTGTCGGTGTGTACATTGCGATGTTTTTACTGAATGCGAAATTAGCGCTGTTTATGCTGCTGATTTTACCGATTGTCATTTATATTATTTACCTATATCGTAAGCTGAGCTCGGTTGTATATATGCGTATGCGTGAAAAGTTGGGGCAGTTAAATGCAAAGTTGTCTGAGACATTATCAGGCATGAGCATTGTGCAGGCTTTCCGCCAAGAAAAGCGTTTTAATGATGATTTTGACGAAGTGAACGAGGAGCATTACCAGGCAATGCTTGCCAACATGAAAATGAACAGCTTGCTATTACGTCCGGTTATTGACCTTGTGTACTTTGCCGCCATTATTATTTTACTATTTTACTTTGGCTGGACATCGTTTGATACAGCGGTTGAGGTTGGGGTTGTGTACGCGTTTGTGACGTATATGAACCGATTCTTCGATCCGATTAACCAAATGATGGAGCGTTTAGCGCTGTTCCAACAGGCGATTGTTGCCGCATCACGCGTGTTTAAGCTGATGGACGAGGAAGAACTAGAGCCACAGCAGTTAGCTAAGCCTCTTGAAGTAACGAATGGTCGCATTGAATTTAAAGATGTGTCGTTTAGCTATGATGGTGAGCGTGATGTGCTAAAAAACATTTCGTTTACCGTCAATCATGGGGAAACGGTGGCACTTGTTGGTCATACCGGTTCAGGGAAAAGCTCGATTATTAATTTACTCATGCGCTTTTACGAGTTCGAGCGCGGTGATATTTTAGTGGACGGTGAGTCGATTAAAGATTACTCGCAGCAAGAGCTTCGCGATAAAATGGGGCTTGTGCTGCAAGATCCTTTCCTGTTTTACGGGACGGTCGAGTCGAATATTCGCTTGTATAGTGAACACTTGAGCCTTTCGGATGTAAAAGAAGCCGCGGAGTTTGTGCAGGCGGCGGACTTTATTGAAAGTCTGCCAGATGGCTATCAAAGCCGAGTAACAGAGCGTGGTTCAACGTTCTCGAGCGGGCAGCGTCAACTCATTGCCTTTGCAAGAACCGTGGCGACGAATCCGAAAGTACTGGTGTTAGATGAGGCAACGGCGTCGATTGATACCGAAACCGAAGTCGGCATTCAAGCATCATTAGAAAAAATGCGTAAAGGCCGCACAACGATTGCCATTGCGCACCGTTTGTCGACAATTCAAGATGCCGAGCAGATTTTAGT